The following proteins are co-located in the Nitrospinota bacterium genome:
- a CDS encoding DUF58 domain-containing protein, whose product MQNSVQNFDAQVLSRISSLKMTAMNLVEGLLTGQHRSRHKGSSVEFAEYKDYSPGDEVRHIDWKVAGKTDKYHIKQFEQSTNLKCTILLDSSGSMGYESPENKQLSKIEYARNLAAALSYLLLKQFDAVGMTLFNDQVLDHIPPRSKASHFQHILHGLASISPQGETRIEDVLGGLHERLPRRSMLILISDFFVQNQNLQKSLKLLCSRGLEVILFHVLDPDEINLPFEGDIVFESLEEDPAISLDPQDIRDEYRFMVQEHINSLKKDCNGLGVDHILLNTSESLDHALSYYLLKRKSLAKL is encoded by the coding sequence ATGCAAAACTCTGTACAAAATTTTGATGCTCAAGTACTCTCCCGGATATCCTCTTTGAAGATGACAGCCATGAATCTGGTAGAGGGTTTGCTAACGGGGCAACACCGCAGTCGCCACAAAGGATCTTCAGTGGAGTTTGCAGAATATAAAGATTACTCTCCCGGGGATGAAGTCCGCCATATTGACTGGAAAGTAGCAGGTAAAACCGACAAATACCATATCAAGCAATTTGAGCAGTCCACAAACCTGAAATGCACTATCCTGCTGGACTCAAGCGGGTCCATGGGTTATGAGTCCCCGGAAAACAAACAGCTCTCAAAAATAGAATATGCTCGCAACCTGGCTGCAGCACTTTCTTATTTGCTTTTAAAGCAGTTTGATGCAGTAGGAATGACTTTATTTAACGATCAAGTTCTTGATCACATTCCTCCTCGCTCCAAAGCTTCACACTTTCAGCATATTTTGCATGGTCTTGCAAGCATTTCACCACAGGGAGAAACCAGGATCGAAGATGTTTTGGGAGGCCTGCATGAAAGACTGCCAAGAAGGAGCATGCTCATTCTGATTTCTGATTTTTTTGTTCAAAACCAGAATCTACAAAAAAGCTTAAAACTTTTATGCTCAAGAGGACTTGAGGTCATATTATTTCACGTGCTTGACCCCGATGAAATTAACCTGCCTTTTGAGGGGGATATCGTTTTTGAGTCGCTTGAAGAGGACCCCGCGATCAGTCTTGATCCGCAAGATATTCGTGACGAGTACCGGTTTATGGTTCAGGAGCATATCAACTCCTTAAAAAAAGACTGCAATGGACTGGGAGTGGATCATATCTTACTGAATACCTCTGAGTCTCTCGATCATGCCTTGAGTTACTATTTATTGAAACGTAAAAGTCTCGCCAAACTATGA